The following proteins come from a genomic window of Aequorivita marisscotiae:
- a CDS encoding ferritin-like domain-containing protein produces MKFTEKMSNKLNELLEKNYDAEKGYKKAAENVENTKLKQFFNDQAQKRYDFGHELKTEIKNYGETPDKGGSTTGAMHRTWMDIETAFSSNNEETILEEVQKGEKAAIEEYNEVITDTTLPPTTKQILTKQRDTITNACQSAKNFEAVVS; encoded by the coding sequence ATGAAGTTTACTGAAAAAATGTCGAACAAATTAAACGAACTGTTAGAGAAAAATTATGACGCCGAAAAGGGTTATAAGAAAGCAGCTGAAAATGTAGAAAATACAAAGCTGAAACAATTCTTTAACGATCAAGCCCAAAAACGATACGATTTCGGTCACGAATTAAAAACCGAAATTAAAAACTACGGCGAAACCCCAGATAAGGGTGGAAGCACAACGGGTGCAATGCACAGAACTTGGATGGATATTGAAACCGCCTTTTCTTCTAATAACGAAGAAACCATTTTAGAAGAAGTACAAAAAGGTGAAAAAGCTGCAATCGAGGAGTATAATGAAGTTATTACAGATACCACATTGCCTCCTACCACAAAGCAGATTTTAACCAAGCAGCGTGACACAATAACGAATGCATGCCAAAGTGCCAAAAATTTTGAAGCTGTAGTATCCTAA
- a CDS encoding DUF6252 family protein: MKKLLFLLVATISLISCEDTKTNTVALQAKVDNTLYISTEASADANPNGTVTILGLSRDESIKIHLSRLAEGNFNFQEGSRNYAIYTDMGGNMYTTNQDSEGVVTISELNETNKTLSGTFKFNAFLPGIDTVFVSKGVLYDVPYIGVNIDDPNNAGTFSAKVNGVLFTPVAVSSRSSDNAIITSASTDNAIMMISVPTDAEPGEYSLPRAGFTARYQGVNGLETTASGTVQILEHNVAAQTIKAAFSFVTDMSEITEGQFNVSY; this comes from the coding sequence ATGAAAAAGCTACTTTTTTTGCTAGTTGCCACTATATCACTAATCTCCTGCGAAGATACTAAAACCAATACTGTTGCTTTACAGGCAAAAGTAGATAACACCCTGTATATTTCTACTGAAGCCAGCGCAGATGCCAACCCAAATGGTACCGTTACAATTCTAGGATTAAGCCGCGATGAATCTATAAAAATTCATCTTTCGCGTTTGGCAGAGGGTAATTTTAATTTCCAAGAGGGCTCAAGAAATTACGCTATCTATACAGATATGGGCGGTAATATGTACACAACAAATCAAGATAGCGAGGGTGTAGTTACCATTTCTGAACTAAATGAGACCAATAAAACGCTTTCGGGTACGTTTAAATTTAATGCCTTTCTTCCGGGAATAGACACCGTATTTGTTTCTAAAGGAGTACTGTATGATGTGCCGTATATTGGTGTTAATATTGACGATCCCAACAATGCTGGTACATTTTCTGCAAAAGTAAATGGGGTTTTATTCACCCCCGTAGCCGTATCATCACGTAGCTCTGATAACGCAATAATTACTTCTGCAAGTACAGACAATGCCATTATGATGATTTCTGTGCCAACCGATGCGGAGCCAGGAGAATACTCTTTGCCAAGAGCAGGATTTACCGCAAGATATCAAGGTGTGAATGGGCTTGAAACCACGGCCTCTGGAACTGTACAGATTTTAGAACACAATGTGGCAGCACAGACCATTAAAGCCGCTTTTTCTTTTGTAACAGATATGTCTGAAATTACGGAAGGGCAGTTTAATGTGAGCTATTAA
- a CDS encoding 30S ribosomal protein S16 has translation MPVKIRLQRRGKKGKPFFWIIAADSRSKRDGRYLEKIGSYNPTTNPAQIDLDVDLAVKWLQNGAQPTDTARAILSYKGALMKNHLAGGVRKGALTEEQAEAKFNEWSETKRDSIDHKKATLSESKDKAKAEALAAEKAVNEKRAAETAAAEAPAEEETTEETVEASAETATEEAPAAKSAIEEAAEEAKEDKKEA, from the coding sequence ATGCCTGTAAAAATCAGACTACAAAGACGCGGAAAAAAAGGGAAACCTTTTTTCTGGATTATCGCGGCAGACAGCCGTAGTAAAAGAGATGGTAGATACCTAGAAAAAATAGGTTCTTACAATCCTACAACAAACCCTGCACAGATTGATCTTGATGTGGACTTAGCTGTAAAGTGGCTTCAAAATGGAGCACAACCTACAGATACCGCCCGCGCCATTCTTTCTTACAAAGGTGCTTTAATGAAAAATCACCTTGCTGGTGGTGTTCGTAAAGGTGCTTTAACAGAAGAACAAGCTGAAGCAAAATTTAATGAGTGGTCAGAAACTAAGAGAGATTCTATCGATCACAAAAAAGCAACACTTTCAGAAAGCAAAGACAAAGCGAAAGCTGAAGCACTTGCTGCTGAAAAAGCTGTAAATGAAAAGCGTGCTGCTGAAACTGCCGCCGCTGAAGCTCCAGCAGAAGAGGAAACTACTGAAGAAACAGTTGAAGCATCTGCTGAAACTGCAACTGAAGAAGCTCCAGCTGCAAAATCTGCAATTGAAGAAGCTGCAGAGGAAGCAAAAGAGGACAAGAAAGAAGCTTAA
- the rimM gene encoding ribosome maturation factor RimM (Essential for efficient processing of 16S rRNA) — MQKENCFYLGKIVRKYSFKGELLIKLDTDEPELFTEMESVFVEQRKNLIPFFIEESSLHKSELLRVRFEDVQNEAEADALIGAHLYLPLEFLPKLSGNKFYYHEIIGFTAEDESFGKIGEITGVNDTTSQALFEIDRDGKQILIPMIDHFIKKVDRENKTILLDVPEGLIEMYI, encoded by the coding sequence ATGCAAAAGGAGAATTGCTTCTACTTGGGCAAAATCGTTAGAAAATATAGTTTTAAGGGAGAGCTGCTCATTAAACTTGATACAGACGAACCCGAACTCTTTACTGAAATGGAATCGGTTTTTGTGGAACAACGCAAAAACCTGATTCCATTTTTTATTGAAGAAAGTTCATTGCATAAAAGTGAGCTGCTACGCGTGCGTTTTGAAGATGTGCAAAATGAAGCCGAAGCCGATGCACTTATTGGCGCACATTTATATCTCCCTTTGGAGTTTCTTCCAAAACTTTCTGGCAACAAATTTTACTATCACGAAATAATTGGTTTTACCGCCGAAGACGAATCTTTCGGAAAAATTGGTGAAATCACCGGCGTTAACGATACCACTTCGCAAGCTTTGTTTGAAATAGATCGCGACGGAAAGCAAATTTTGATTCCGATGATAGATCATTTCATCAAAAAAGTAGATCGGGAAAACAAAACTATTCTTTTGGATGTACCGGAGGGGTTGATTGAAATGTACATTTGA
- a CDS encoding tRNA1(Val) (adenine(37)-N6)-methyltransferase, translating to MKPFQFKQFTVAQDRCAMKIGTDGVLLGAWVSIEKNPFSILDIGAGTGIIALQLAQRSNAEMIDAIEVEENAFEQCVDNFENSPWGDRLFCYHASLAELAEEIEDKYDLIISNPPFYSPPLPSASPPKGEKIISTSRELARFNDALPFDELIESASLLLSDEGVFAVIIPRKEEERFIKIASEVNLFPNRICRVRGNETSEEKRSMLEFSFEKISPKIENLIIETSRHNYTEEYKKLVGDFYLKM from the coding sequence TTGAAACCTTTTCAATTTAAACAATTTACCGTGGCACAAGACCGTTGTGCGATGAAAATTGGTACAGACGGGGTGCTTCTCGGAGCATGGGTTTCAATTGAAAAAAACCCATTTTCAATTTTAGATATTGGCGCAGGCACCGGAATTATTGCACTTCAACTTGCACAACGTTCCAACGCCGAAATGATAGACGCCATTGAGGTTGAAGAAAACGCTTTTGAACAGTGCGTAGATAATTTTGAAAACTCACCGTGGGGCGATAGATTGTTTTGCTATCATGCATCTTTGGCAGAACTAGCTGAGGAAATAGAAGATAAATACGACCTCATAATTTCCAACCCGCCATTTTATTCTCCCCCTCTGCCTTCGGCATCTCCCCCGAAAGGAGAGAAAATAATTTCTACTTCTCGAGAATTGGCTCGGTTTAACGATGCGCTTCCTTTTGATGAATTGATTGAAAGTGCTTCTCTTTTACTTTCGGATGAAGGTGTTTTCGCAGTAATTATTCCGCGGAAAGAAGAAGAGCGTTTTATAAAAATTGCTTCGGAAGTAAATCTGTTTCCGAATAGAATTTGCAGAGTTCGCGGCAATGAAACTTCCGAAGAAAAAAGAAGTATGTTGGAGTTTTCTTTCGAAAAAATTTCTCCTAAAATAGAAAATCTTATCATTGAAACTTCACGCCACAATTACACTGAAGAGTACAAAAAACTAGTGGGGGATTTTTACTTGAAGATGTGA
- a CDS encoding TlpA family protein disulfide reductase, with protein MKNINFIWGVLLGFLTPIIVGTFILFYNKKIERPIVMDINSLEIIGTDGTSLRLNTINENGLLINFWATWCAPCISEMPFFHEIENEEKIKVIALSNQKMDIIRKFVKENEYSFMIAQYRVSNDEIINVLPTTVLLNQNQEVVWSKSGSVTKTELNKAIKMLNKQ; from the coding sequence ATGAAAAATATAAATTTCATATGGGGGGTGTTATTAGGATTTTTGACTCCTATAATAGTAGGTACTTTTATACTATTTTATAATAAAAAGATCGAGAGACCTATAGTAATGGACATCAATTCTCTGGAAATTATAGGAACAGATGGAACATCTTTAAGATTAAATACTATTAATGAAAACGGTTTGCTGATCAATTTCTGGGCCACTTGGTGTGCACCTTGTATAAGCGAAATGCCCTTTTTTCATGAAATAGAAAATGAAGAAAAAATAAAAGTAATTGCACTGTCAAATCAAAAAATGGATATTATTAGAAAGTTTGTTAAAGAAAATGAATACTCCTTTATGATTGCGCAGTATAGAGTTAGCAATGACGAAATTATCAATGTGCTGCCAACAACGGTATTGTTAAACCAAAATCAAGAGGTTGTCTGGTCCAAAAGCGGTTCAGTAACTAAAACCGAATTAAATAAGGCTATTAAAATGCTTAATAAGCAGTAA
- a CDS encoding helix-turn-helix transcriptional regulator, which yields MHKKLRKLREDRRMSREAMGALLGISQPQYQRKETGFAPFTEAECEIIAAHFNVPIEEILETSSTTKHNHHLQDDMAQVIYFISDRLIEEIKEMNGFLKKELLEKKEENLKLKEQVEVLQRKLKSKNDK from the coding sequence ATGCACAAAAAACTACGAAAACTGCGGGAGGACAGAAGAATGTCCCGAGAAGCTATGGGAGCTTTGCTGGGTATTTCCCAACCTCAGTACCAACGCAAGGAAACAGGCTTTGCACCATTCACGGAAGCAGAGTGTGAAATAATAGCAGCTCATTTTAATGTTCCCATTGAAGAGATTTTGGAAACAAGTAGCACCACAAAGCACAACCACCATCTTCAGGACGATATGGCCCAGGTTATTTATTTTATTTCCGATAGGCTAATTGAGGAGATAAAAGAAATGAACGGTTTTCTGAAAAAAGAGTTGTTGGAGAAGAAAGAAGAAAATCTAAAACTCAAGGAACAGGTTGAAGTGCTCCAACGCAAACTGAAAAGTAAAAATGATAAGTAA
- a CDS encoding acyl-CoA dehydrogenase family protein, with the protein MKPDLFEAPDYYNLDELLSDEHKLVRQAARDWVKRDVSPIIEEYAQKAEFPEQIISGLAEIGAFGPYIPEEYGGAGLDQISYGLIMQEIERGDSGVRSTASVQSSLVMYPIYKYGTEEQRKKYLPKLASGEWMGCFGLTEPDHGSNPGGMTTNFKDKGDHYLLNGAKMWISNAPFAQVAVVWAKNEEGRIHGLIVERGMEGFSTPETHNKWSLRASATGELIFDNVKVPKENLLPNKSGLGAPLGCLDSARYGIAWGAIGAAMDCYDTALRYSKERIQFGKPIGQFQLQQKKLAEMITEITKAQLLAWRVGVMRNAGTATSAQISMAKRNNVDMAINIAREARQMLGGMGITGEYSIMRHSMNLESVITYEGTHDIHLLITGLDITGLNAFQ; encoded by the coding sequence ATGAAACCAGATTTATTTGAAGCTCCAGATTATTACAATCTTGACGAATTACTTTCCGATGAACACAAACTGGTACGCCAAGCCGCCCGCGATTGGGTAAAGCGCGACGTATCGCCTATTATAGAGGAATACGCCCAAAAGGCCGAATTTCCAGAACAAATTATTAGCGGTCTTGCCGAAATTGGTGCATTTGGCCCGTATATTCCCGAGGAATATGGCGGGGCGGGGCTCGACCAAATTTCCTATGGATTGATTATGCAGGAAATTGAACGCGGCGATAGTGGCGTTCGCAGTACCGCCTCTGTGCAATCTTCTTTAGTTATGTATCCTATTTACAAATACGGAACCGAGGAACAACGCAAAAAATATTTGCCAAAACTTGCATCGGGCGAATGGATGGGCTGTTTCGGTTTAACCGAGCCGGACCACGGGAGCAATCCCGGCGGAATGACCACCAATTTTAAAGACAAAGGCGACCACTATCTTTTAAACGGCGCCAAAATGTGGATAAGCAATGCTCCTTTTGCACAAGTAGCCGTTGTTTGGGCTAAAAACGAAGAAGGTAGAATCCACGGGCTTATTGTAGAACGTGGCATGGAAGGCTTCTCTACCCCCGAAACACACAACAAATGGTCGCTTCGCGCTTCGGCAACGGGCGAACTTATTTTTGACAACGTAAAAGTTCCGAAAGAAAACTTACTTCCAAACAAATCAGGTTTGGGTGCGCCACTTGGCTGCCTTGATTCTGCACGTTATGGAATTGCTTGGGGTGCCATTGGCGCTGCGATGGATTGTTATGACACGGCGTTGCGTTATTCAAAAGAGCGAATCCAGTTTGGAAAACCAATTGGGCAATTCCAACTTCAGCAGAAAAAATTGGCCGAAATGATTACTGAAATCACCAAAGCCCAATTGTTGGCTTGGCGTGTGGGCGTTATGCGAAATGCAGGTACGGCTACGAGCGCACAAATTTCAATGGCGAAACGAAATAACGTAGATATGGCAATTAACATAGCTCGCGAAGCGCGACAAATGTTAGGCGGAATGGGTATTACTGGCGAATACAGCATTATGCGCCACTCGATGAACCTTGAAAGTGTAATAACTTATGAAGGCACACACGACATTCACTTGTTAATAACTGGTTTGGATATTACAGGACTAAACGCTTTTCAATAG
- a CDS encoding SGNH/GDSL hydrolase family protein, whose protein sequence is MMFFKNAIALLTLITISCGISKEPLSSEETTHTYLALGDSYTIGESVCDSCNYPKQLTASLNAVLKKKTTVKIIAKTGWTTTNLLAAIVNENPPKNYDLVTLLIGVNNQYQGKPFSVYEEEFSELLEKAIEFAKGKTENVIVLSIPDYAFTPFGQKSGKAEKITSDLKRYNAYAKKIAEEEGVAFKNITPITQQGLDDPELVAADSLHPSEKAYKKFVELLFKSVLKTLH, encoded by the coding sequence ATGATGTTTTTTAAAAATGCAATAGCGCTACTTACCCTAATTACAATTTCCTGTGGAATTTCAAAAGAACCCCTTTCTTCTGAAGAAACTACACATACATATTTAGCACTTGGAGATAGTTACACTATAGGCGAAAGTGTTTGCGACAGTTGTAATTACCCAAAACAATTAACCGCTTCTTTAAACGCCGTATTGAAGAAAAAAACCACGGTTAAAATAATTGCCAAAACTGGGTGGACAACAACCAATTTACTTGCTGCAATCGTCAATGAAAATCCACCAAAAAATTACGATTTGGTTACCTTACTTATAGGTGTGAACAATCAGTACCAAGGAAAACCCTTTTCAGTGTATGAAGAAGAATTTTCAGAATTACTTGAAAAAGCAATTGAATTTGCAAAAGGAAAAACTGAAAATGTAATTGTACTTTCCATTCCCGATTATGCGTTTACGCCATTCGGACAAAAATCTGGGAAAGCGGAAAAAATAACTTCAGACTTAAAAAGATACAATGCATACGCTAAAAAGATTGCTGAAGAAGAAGGAGTGGCATTTAAAAACATAACCCCAATTACACAGCAAGGTTTAGACGATCCAGAATTGGTTGCAGCAGACAGTTTGCACCCTTCTGAAAAAGCATATAAAAAATTTGTTGAACTGCTATTTAAAAGTGTGTTGAAAACACTTCACTAG
- a CDS encoding 2Fe-2S iron-sulfur cluster-binding protein codes for MKDIKVTIVDRHGVKHKVDAPTDMNMNLMEIVRSYELAPEGTIGICGGMAMCASCQCYVESPHQLPEMSYDEDLMLSEAFNVKENSRLSCQIFIKEELDGLEVELAPEV; via the coding sequence ATGAAAGATATTAAAGTAACTATTGTAGATCGTCATGGGGTAAAACATAAAGTTGATGCTCCCACAGATATGAATATGAACCTGATGGAAATAGTTAGATCGTACGAATTAGCGCCAGAAGGAACCATTGGTATTTGCGGCGGAATGGCCATGTGTGCCTCCTGCCAGTGTTACGTTGAAAGTCCCCACCAACTTCCCGAAATGAGCTATGATGAAGATTTAATGCTTTCAGAAGCTTTTAATGTGAAAGAAAACAGCCGCCTTAGCTGCCAAATATTTATTAAGGAAGAACTCGACGGACTTGAAGTAGAATTAGCCCCCGAAGTCTAG
- a CDS encoding NAD(P)/FAD-dependent oxidoreductase: protein MIKTDILIIGAGPTGLFAVFEAGLLKLKCHLIDALPQAGGQCTEIYPKKPIYDIPGFPEILAGDLVNNLMKQIEPFQPGFTLGERANTIEKLEDGTFVVTTDKGTKHHAPIVAIAGGLGSFEPRKPPITNLSDFEDKGVEYIIRNPEIYRDKNVVISGGGDSALDWSIFLTDVAKSVTLVHRRNEFRGALDSVEKVQELKNLGKIELITPAEVIGLVGNNGLEEVVIKQGDEVFNRECDHFIPLFGLSPKLGPIADWGLEIEKNAIKVNNALDYQTNIPGIYAIGDVNTYPGKLKLILCGFHEATLMCQSAYQRIFPDKRYVMKYTTVGGVEGFDGSKKEAPKAVIKSID from the coding sequence ATGATAAAAACAGATATACTCATAATAGGTGCTGGTCCTACGGGACTCTTCGCTGTTTTTGAGGCCGGATTACTAAAACTAAAATGTCATCTAATCGATGCACTTCCACAAGCGGGTGGGCAGTGTACAGAAATATATCCCAAAAAACCTATTTACGATATACCTGGATTTCCAGAAATATTAGCGGGCGATTTGGTAAACAATCTAATGAAACAGATTGAACCATTTCAGCCTGGATTTACATTAGGCGAACGCGCAAATACAATAGAAAAATTAGAAGATGGCACGTTTGTAGTAACTACCGATAAGGGCACAAAACATCACGCGCCAATAGTAGCTATTGCTGGTGGTTTAGGTAGTTTTGAACCACGAAAGCCTCCCATTACCAATCTTTCAGATTTTGAGGATAAAGGTGTAGAATATATTATTCGAAATCCTGAAATATACCGCGACAAAAATGTGGTTATCTCTGGCGGCGGTGATTCTGCCTTGGATTGGAGTATCTTTTTAACAGATGTTGCTAAAAGCGTAACGCTTGTTCATCGAAGAAACGAATTTCGTGGCGCGTTAGATAGCGTTGAAAAAGTTCAAGAATTAAAAAACCTTGGCAAGATTGAATTAATAACGCCTGCCGAAGTAATTGGTTTGGTTGGAAATAACGGTTTGGAAGAAGTAGTAATAAAACAAGGCGATGAGGTTTTTAACCGTGAATGCGACCATTTTATTCCCTTATTCGGATTGTCGCCAAAACTCGGGCCAATAGCCGACTGGGGACTTGAAATTGAAAAGAACGCAATTAAAGTCAATAATGCTTTAGACTATCAAACAAATATCCCCGGAATCTATGCCATTGGTGATGTTAATACGTACCCCGGAAAACTGAAACTTATTCTTTGCGGATTTCACGAAGCTACGCTAATGTGCCAAAGTGCGTATCAACGCATTTTTCCAGATAAACGTTATGTTATGAAATACACTACCGTTGGCGGAGTTGAAGGTTTTGATGGCAGTAAAAAGGAAGCGCCAAAGGCAGTAATTAAATCAATAGATTAA
- a CDS encoding NifU family protein → MTTQELTLKVEQALEEIRPFLQNDGGDILLVSIEDDKIVNVQLQGACVGCSVNQMTLKSGVEMTIKKYAPQIEKVVSITQ, encoded by the coding sequence ATGACAACCCAAGAACTTACACTAAAAGTAGAGCAAGCATTAGAAGAAATAAGACCGTTTTTACAAAACGATGGTGGCGATATTTTGCTCGTGTCCATAGAAGATGATAAAATTGTAAATGTACAATTACAGGGCGCTTGTGTGGGTTGTTCGGTAAACCAAATGACCCTAAAGAGCGGGGTAGAAATGACCATTAAAAAATATGCTCCACAAATAGAGAAAGTTGTGAGCATTACCCAGTAA
- a CDS encoding Mrp/NBP35 family ATP-binding protein has translation MSISKQNILQALETITVSGEGRNMVASGAVQNVVTFADEVIVDLKLSTPALHIKKRAEADIIKTIHEKVDATAKVQVNIKVEAPAKPQNPNLIKGKPIPGIQNIIAVASGKGGVGKSTVTANLAVTLSKMGFKVGILDADIYGPSIPIMFDVAMEKPLSVNVGGKSKMKPIENYGIKILSIGFFTQPDQAVIWRGPMAAKALNQLIFDAAWDQLDFMLIDLPPGTGDIHLSIMQSLPITGAVVVSTPQTVALSDARKGVAMFRQENIDVPVLGIIENMAYFTPAELPENKYYIFGKEGAKHLAGDLDVPFLGEVPLVQSIREAGDVGRPAALQTATQTEEAFETITRNVVEETVRRNENLPPTEAIKITTMAGCSAVKK, from the coding sequence ATGAGCATTTCAAAACAAAATATCCTTCAAGCACTTGAAACCATTACTGTTTCTGGCGAAGGAAGAAATATGGTAGCAAGCGGTGCTGTGCAAAATGTTGTTACATTTGCAGACGAAGTTATCGTAGATTTAAAACTATCTACCCCTGCACTTCACATTAAAAAACGCGCTGAGGCAGATATTATAAAAACCATACATGAAAAAGTAGACGCAACAGCCAAAGTACAAGTAAATATAAAAGTTGAAGCGCCTGCTAAACCACAAAATCCAAATCTAATAAAGGGAAAGCCAATTCCTGGAATTCAGAATATTATAGCAGTAGCTTCCGGAAAGGGTGGCGTTGGTAAATCTACAGTAACGGCAAATTTAGCGGTAACACTTTCAAAAATGGGCTTTAAAGTGGGTATCCTAGATGCCGATATTTACGGACCTTCCATCCCAATAATGTTTGATGTGGCAATGGAAAAACCACTATCGGTTAATGTTGGCGGAAAAAGTAAAATGAAACCTATTGAAAATTACGGAATTAAAATTCTTTCCATTGGCTTTTTTACGCAACCCGATCAGGCTGTAATTTGGCGTGGACCGATGGCCGCCAAAGCATTAAACCAACTTATCTTTGATGCCGCTTGGGATCAACTAGATTTTATGTTAATAGATCTTCCTCCAGGAACAGGCGATATTCATTTAAGCATTATGCAGTCGTTGCCAATTACCGGCGCAGTTGTAGTAAGTACTCCGCAAACCGTTGCCTTGTCTGATGCTAGAAAAGGTGTGGCAATGTTCCGCCAAGAAAATATAGATGTTCCCGTTTTGGGAATTATTGAAAATATGGCCTACTTTACTCCTGCGGAACTTCCAGAAAATAAATATTATATATTTGGAAAAGAAGGTGCAAAACATTTGGCGGGCGATTTAGACGTGCCATTTTTAGGTGAAGTGCCGTTGGTACAAAGCATTCGTGAAGCAGGTGACGTTGGAAGGCCAGCAGCTTTGCAAACAGCAACGCAAACCGAGGAAGCTTTTGAAACAATAACCAGAAATGTGGTAGAAGAAACCGTGCGTAGAAACGAAAATCTACCTCCAACCGAGGCAATAAAAATTACAACAATGGCAGGTTGCAGTGCCGTAAAAAAATAA
- a CDS encoding MGMT family protein translates to MADPSFFDKVYSVVKCIPFGRVTSYGAIANYLGAAGSARMVGWAMNASKKHEVPAHRVVNRNGLLTGKHHFDGTNLMQQLLENEGIEIVDNKIQNFEKHFWDPMKEL, encoded by the coding sequence GTGGCCGACCCGAGTTTTTTTGACAAAGTATATTCGGTCGTAAAATGCATTCCTTTCGGAAGGGTTACATCGTATGGTGCAATAGCAAATTATTTAGGTGCTGCCGGAAGCGCTCGGATGGTGGGTTGGGCTATGAATGCGAGCAAAAAACACGAGGTTCCTGCACATCGTGTGGTAAACCGAAACGGATTGTTAACCGGGAAGCATCATTTTGACGGCACAAACCTAATGCAACAGCTTTTGGAAAATGAAGGAATTGAAATTGTGGATAATAAAATCCAGAATTTTGAAAAACACTTTTGGGATCCGATGAAGGAGCTTTAG
- a CDS encoding lysine transporter LysE encodes MAIFYNLLIGLFGAFIGVLPPGLINMYAAKISMKEGRKRGFLFSIGVCITVMIQTYVALIFARYIGQHPEIVSLLQKVALGIFISLTIYFIFIAKDTRIQIRDHGENSKKNRFFLGIFIAMLNLLPLPYWMYLSITFNTFGAFSFSQPALILAVIAAGIGTFSSLALYVQFFRPKEDSRKLKLNMNYVIGIITAIISAITLLKIIKHM; translated from the coding sequence ATGGCAATTTTTTACAACTTACTTATAGGTCTATTTGGGGCGTTTATTGGGGTGTTGCCGCCCGGATTAATAAATATGTATGCGGCAAAAATAAGCATGAAAGAGGGCCGAAAGAGAGGTTTCCTTTTCTCCATTGGCGTGTGCATAACGGTGATGATACAAACGTATGTTGCCTTGATTTTTGCAAGATATATTGGTCAGCATCCCGAGATTGTAAGCTTACTTCAAAAGGTAGCCTTAGGAATTTTTATTAGCCTTACCATTTACTTTATTTTTATCGCAAAAGACACGCGAATACAAATTCGCGACCACGGTGAAAATTCAAAAAAAAATCGTTTTTTCCTCGGTATTTTTATTGCAATGCTCAATCTGCTCCCACTGCCATATTGGATGTATTTGAGCATTACTTTTAACACTTTTGGAGCTTTTTCGTTTTCTCAACCTGCACTTATACTTGCCGTTATTGCGGCTGGCATTGGTACTTTTAGCAGTTTGGCACTTTACGTTCAGTTTTTTAGACCTAAAGAAGATTCCCGTAAGTTAAAGCTAAATATGAATTATGTAATAGGGATAATTACCGCTATTATCTCCGCAATTACACTATTGAAAATTATAAAACATATGTAA
- the trmB gene encoding tRNA (guanosine(46)-N7)-methyltransferase TrmB, translating to MGSKNKLRRFKENETFKNVVQPSREEVQNNSLKLKGNWRKGFFKNENPLVLELGCGKGEYSVSLAKANPNVNFLGIDIKGARFWRGAKTALEENYTNVGFLRTQIELVDQLFDENEVDEIWITFPDPQIKFKRTKHRLTNQDFLNKYKKILKPDGVVHLKTDSEFMHGYTLGLLHGLDEIIEYAHHDVYGSDGAPEAVTAIQTFYENQYLEKGKKITYIRFKFR from the coding sequence TTGGGAAGTAAAAATAAACTAAGGCGTTTTAAGGAGAATGAAACTTTTAAAAATGTAGTACAGCCTTCGCGGGAGGAAGTGCAAAACAACTCGCTGAAGTTAAAGGGTAATTGGCGGAAAGGATTTTTTAAAAATGAAAACCCACTCGTGCTAGAACTTGGCTGTGGCAAAGGAGAATACAGTGTAAGTTTGGCAAAAGCCAACCCGAACGTAAACTTTTTGGGAATAGATATTAAGGGCGCCCGTTTTTGGCGTGGAGCAAAAACTGCCTTGGAAGAAAATTATACAAACGTTGGTTTTCTTAGAACGCAAATAGAACTCGTAGATCAGCTTTTTGACGAAAACGAAGTAGATGAAATTTGGATTACATTCCCCGATCCCCAAATAAAGTTTAAACGCACTAAACACCGCCTCACAAATCAGGATTTTCTGAATAAGTATAAAAAGATTTTAAAGCCAGATGGGGTAGTTCATCTAAAAACCGATAGCGAATTTATGCACGGTTATACACTTGGATTATTGCACGGATTGGACGAAATAATAGAATACGCTCACCACGACGTGTACGGAAGCGATGGCGCTCCCGAAGCTGTAACGGCTATTCAAACCTTTTATGAAAACCAATATCTTGAAAAAGGAAAAAAAATAACCTATATCAGGTTTAAATTCCGTTAG